The genomic stretch TATTGAGCAGCCTCGTCATATCGAGATTCAGGTGATGGCGGATCAGCACGGCAATGTTGTCTATCTCGGGGAGCGGGAATGTTCCCTGCAACGGAGGCATCAGAAGGTTATTGAAGAGGCCCCATCGCCTTTTCTGACCCCAGAGACCCGCCAACAGATGGGGGAACAGGCGGTCATGTTGGCCAAGGCGGTGAATTACACCTCTGCCGGAACCGTGGAGTGCATTGTCGATCAGGAGCAGAATTTTTATTTCCTGGAGATGAACACCCGTCTCCAGGTGGAGCACCCGATAACCGAGATGGTAACTGGGTGTGATCTGGTGGAGTTGATGATCCGGGTTGCAGCGGGTCAGCCCCTGCCCATGTCCCAGGACGATATCCAGCTGAAGGGCTGGGCTGTTGAGTGCCGGGTTTATGCGGAAGATCCGGTCCGTGATTTTTTGCCGTCCATCGGCAGGATCACCGTGTATCAGCCGCCCTATGAAGATATGGAGACTGTTCGCGTGGACAGCGGGATTGTCGAGGGGAGTGAAATATCGGTCTATTATGATCCCATGATCTCCAAACTGGTGACCAAGGGCAAGGATAGGGAGGAGGCGATCTCTGCTATGCAGGAGGCCTTGGACGAATACGTTATTCAGGGGGTCGCCACCAATATTAATTTTCTGTCCGCTTTGATCGCGCACCCGAGGTTTCAGCGGGGAGATCTTTCTACCGGTTTTATTGACGAGGAATTTGCTCACGGCTTCCGTGATACCGAAACAAGGGTGGAAGACCCGGATATCCCCATTGTGGTAGCAGGTATTGTTCATCGATTGTACATGGATAGGGCTGCCAAGATCAGCGGCCAGATGGCCGGACATGAACGCCGGGTGACAGATTCCTGGGTAGTGGTTATCGGAGACGTGCATAAGCCTCTTTCTGTCAAAACCTTTCAGGCTGATTGTGGTTATCGTGTTGATTATGATGGGAGAAATTATAGAGTGAAGACGGACTGGCAGTTTTCCCAGAAGGTCTTTCACGGCACCATTAACAACCATCGCTTTTGTTTACAGGTAAACAGACAAGGGCTCGGGTATGCGATCCTCTATCGCGGGTTGAGAATCAATGCTCTGGTGATGACCCCGAGGGTGGCTGAGCTGCATCGGATTATGCCCATCACGGCAGCTGTTGATCTGTCCAAATTTCTGCTGGCACCCATGCCGGGCCTGCTGGTGAAGCTGGCTGTGCAAGCTGGACAGGAGGTGAAGGCCGGGCAGGAACTGGCGGTTATCGAGGCCATGAAAATGGAAAACGTTCTCCGAGCGCCAGCAGACGGGAAGATCGCTAGTATCGGAGCAAGCCTGGGCGATTGTCTGACCGTTGATCAGGTGATTCTTGAATTTGCCTGAGTTGGATACTGAATTGGATATGATGAAACAGGTCGTGAAGAAATTTCAGAGTAGATCTCTTGGGGCTGTTGCGATTCTTTTTCTTTGTTTGAGCGGGATGATCAGCTCGGTACATGCAGAAGTCGCAGAATCTGGAGAAAGAGACCCAGCCTTTCAGGGCTGGCTCAAGGCCTTTGCTCCGCGTGCGGCCAAGCAGGGCATCAGCAGGGATCTCTATCAACAGGCCTTTGCCGGGATCACGGCACCGGACAATGAGGTGCTCCGTAAGGCGGCCTTTCAACCGGAATTTACCACCGAGATCTGGGATTATCTGGATACAGCGGTGAATGCGGTCACGGTTGCCCAGGGCCGGGTTGTGGCGAAGAAACATCGGGCATGGCTGGATAGGATTTCTGCTCGTTTCGGCGTGGAAGCACCGGTGCTGCTGGCGATTTGGTCCATTGAAAGTCGCTACGGTGCCGTGCTGGAACGTCCTGGGCGTCTCCATTACGTGCCCCAAGCTTTGGCCACCTTGGCCTATGGGGATAAAAATCGGCGTCGATTTGGCGAGCAGCAGTTGCTCGCGGCCTTACAGATTGTTCGGGATGGTGATGTGGGCTTTGCCCAACTCTACGGCTCCTGGGCCGGGGCTATGGGGCATACCCAGTTTATTCCCACCAGTTACCAGGCCTATGGGGTGGATATGGATAAGGACGGGCGGCGGGATATTTGGACTTCCGTGCCTGATGCCTTGGCCACAGCGGCCAATCTTCTCCATAAAAACGGCTGGCGGACCGGTAAGTCCTGGGGCTATGAGGTGCGGGTGCCAAAGAACGGCGTGCAATATCGGGGGGAAACCAAGACCCTTACCCAGTGGCGGCAGCTTGGTTTTACTCGGCCTAACGGAAGCATTTTTTCTGAACCAGGTGCTAAGGCTGAGCTTAAAATGCTAGCTGGTGCCCGTGGGCCCGGTTTTCTGGTTCAACGCAATTTTTTCATTATCAAGCGCTATAATGCCTCGGATTTTTATGCCTTGGCTGTGAGCCTACTTTCTGACCGGCTGGCCGGGAAACAGGGGATGGTGCAACTTTGGCCCAGGCCAGCTGATGCGCTTTTTCCTGAGGAAAAATTCGAGTTGCAGGAGTTATTGCAGGCAAGGGGCTTCTACGAGGGGGCTATTGACGGGGATCTCGGCGCGGGCACCCGCAAGGGGATCAAGGCTTTTCAGGGCAGGGTGGGGATGTACCCTGACGGGAAGCCGACTCGTGGGGTCTTGGAGGCGTTACGGAAAGCCTTGAAGTAGCGGCGTTCCGTAGCTTTTCCTTTAACCTGTCTCCGCCCAAGGCAATGCATAACCGCCGTAGCTCGCTTGTTTTTTTCAGCCGAGCCGTGACGGCCTGCGGACTCATGTCAGTCTTCATCTAATATGCTCCGCAGGTTCATAATGTCATCCTGATCCTGACCGCTCAGTCGTTTTGATTTTAATTCGATTAGGCCCCGTGGAGAAACCACCGGCAGTTCTCCCCCTTCCCAAGCTACCCTTTGCCTGCTCTCCCAGACAGTTTCCATTTTTGGAGTCACCAGCAGCATATCCAGCATTAAGGTGTCCCCTTCATCCGGCAAGATTTTCGTCAGCCGGTATATCTGTATTGCATCTCCGCTCAAACGCATCAGCCCGACATCAAAGTCAAACCCAAGTCGCTTGGCAACCCTCTTGGTCTTTTCCAGGCTCTCCGGCTCAATCAGGATATCAATGTCAAGCGTAGCGCGGGGGAATGCATATACCGCCATGGCAAGGCCACCGCAGAGAGCATAGTCCACCTGCTCTCTGTTTAGTTCTTTGACAAGTTGCGAAAATTCTGCAAACAATTCCATAGAGCGTGCCGGAGTTCATTTTTTGGTTGTGGGATACTGGCGTAGGATGGCATTCGAGGGGGGAAAAGGCAAGCTGTTTTTTCTGGGGAAAATGGAGAGGAAATCATATGGTGAGAAAGGAAGGATTCGGCTTGGGCATTGAAGGTCACCTTAATCATCATCAGTTCAAGAAAGGTTTCCGCCGCTGATGAACATCTCCGCTTTCCTCCTGGTAATCGTCTCCGTAAGCCTGTTTTGCGCGGCATCAGGCACCCTCAATCTTTCATCAGCAGACTTTTAAATCTCTTCGAGCTGTAAAAACAACAAGATGATATGATAGAATGTAACCAACTGTTTGGTTGCATCTCTCATGGAAGAAGATGTATGCTGAAGTACCAGAGTTGATACCCCGCTGCCTGCGGCGTACCTTAAATATCACTGTCGTGTTGATACACTGTCCTTGGAGGATGGAGCTGCTCATTTTGTCTGATATCAGGAAGAAATTCGATGACCTCACTCATGAACGCGATAATTATCGCGAGCAGGTCCAACGTCTTGACCGCGAGGTTCTCCGTTTACAGGAAGAGCTGGGCGAAGTTCGGCAAGAGCTGCGACTTGCTGAGGAGGTTTTTGCTGGCAGCGTTGAGGGGACTATTATCACGGATTCCGAATTTCGTGTCCTGCGGGTTAATCCTGCATTTACCCGGATAACCGGCTGCCAACCCCATGAGGTCGTGGGCAGCAAACTCTCTTGGCTGGATGACGTGGACTTTGCCCGAGAGGTGCTTGTCAGCCTGGATGAACAAGATCGCTGGAGAGGGGAACACCGGGATATCACAAAAAGTGGTGCCAACTACGTGAGCTGGCTGAATATCAGCAGTGTGAAAAATGCCCAGGGGAAGGTGACGGACTATATTGTAGCCTTTCTTGATATTACGGAGGGGAAATCTCGGGAGGAGGAAAACGACCGCTATCTTGAAGAGCTGAATGCCTCCTATCGTCGTTTTGTTCCCCAGCGCTTTCTTGAATATCTGGAAAAACCGAGCATTATTGATATTGAATTGGGCAATCACGTGGAACGCTCCATGACGGTTCTTTTTACAGATATTGTCGATTTTACCCGTCTTTCTGAGAGTATGAGTCCAACTGAGAATTTCAGGTTTATTAATTCTTATTTGAGCATCATGGAACCGATCATCACCCGGCATAACGGGTTTATCGACAAATATATCGGCGATGCTGTCATGGCCTTATTCGACGGTAAGGCCGATGATGCGGTCAGGGCTGCAATAGCCATGTTGCGTATTCTGATCTCGTACAATGAAGGGAGAGGCCGGGCCGGATATAAGCCTATAAAGATCAGTATCGGTGTCAATACCGGTACCCTGATGCTGGGCACCGTAGGCAGTCCTCTGCGCATGGAAGGGACGGTTGTCAGTGATTCCGTGAACGTGGCAGCGCGGATTGAAGGGGTCAATAAAATCTACCGAACCACGTTGCTGATCGGTGAGGAAACCTATAACTCCTTAGAAAGTCCAGATGATTTTGCGTTACGACGCATTGACCAATTTAAGGCAAGGGGGAAGTCCAAAACAGTGACTATTTACGAGGTCTTTGAAACCGATCCTCCAGAGGTTAAAGAGGCCAAGCTGCAATCCCTGCATGTCTTTGTCGAGGCGGTGAATCTCTATCATTCCGGACAGTTCTCTGAGGCGAAGCAATTATTTGATGAATGTACCGTTAAATGCGGGCAAGACCGGGTTGCCCGCTATTATACCAAATGCTGTCATCGCCACCTGAATATCGAGGAAAAACGGTGGTAGATCCCTGTCGATATTGCAGGTGCTTATGCCGTGTTTCTCATTTTTTGTATGCAGGGATGTCGTAGGGGCACGGCGTGCCGTGCCCCTACAGTCTTGCATTTGACAAGGTAGATCCCCCCCCCTGTAACTTTTTAACAGGCACGTCCATTATGTATTTTTTCCTGAAATTGTATAAGGCAGATCATAGTTCTGGAATTCATCATCCCAGAATGCCTCTCATCCTCGTTGCTCTCCTCTTTGCCATGAGCTGCGGAAGCCCGGCTGTTGCAGCTCCTTCCGAGCAGGAAGTACAGAATATGAGCTTGGCAGAGGCTGTTACCCTGGCCTTACGTCATAGTCGTACCGTAGAAAGCGCCTATCTTGATCGTCTTCTGGAAAAATTTGATCTGAAAACAGCTCAGGATAAATTTTCCCCTGATTTTTCTCTCTTTTCTTCAGCCTCTCAGGCAGACAGAGAAGGGAAATCTTCATACAGCACGGAAGTCGGTG from Candidatus Electrothrix communis encodes the following:
- a CDS encoding acetyl/propionyl/methylcrotonyl-CoA carboxylase subunit alpha; its protein translation is MFTKILIANRGEIACRIIRTARAMGIKTVAVFSDADRAALHVRMADEAVHIGASSPTESYLDVEKILDACKSTGAEAVHPGYGFLSENDTFCRRLGEEGIVFIGPPVESITSMGDKITSKQIAEQAGVNTIPGYDGILEDADQAVEKAAEIGYPVMLKATAGGGGKGMRIARNDQECRDGFERAAGEAKSSFGDGRLLIEKYIEQPRHIEIQVMADQHGNVVYLGERECSLQRRHQKVIEEAPSPFLTPETRQQMGEQAVMLAKAVNYTSAGTVECIVDQEQNFYFLEMNTRLQVEHPITEMVTGCDLVELMIRVAAGQPLPMSQDDIQLKGWAVECRVYAEDPVRDFLPSIGRITVYQPPYEDMETVRVDSGIVEGSEISVYYDPMISKLVTKGKDREEAISAMQEALDEYVIQGVATNINFLSALIAHPRFQRGDLSTGFIDEEFAHGFRDTETRVEDPDIPIVVAGIVHRLYMDRAAKISGQMAGHERRVTDSWVVVIGDVHKPLSVKTFQADCGYRVDYDGRNYRVKTDWQFSQKVFHGTINNHRFCLQVNRQGLGYAILYRGLRINALVMTPRVAELHRIMPITAAVDLSKFLLAPMPGLLVKLAVQAGQEVKAGQELAVIEAMKMENVLRAPADGKIASIGASLGDCLTVDQVILEFA
- a CDS encoding lytic murein transglycosylase translates to MNLPELDTELDMMKQVVKKFQSRSLGAVAILFLCLSGMISSVHAEVAESGERDPAFQGWLKAFAPRAAKQGISRDLYQQAFAGITAPDNEVLRKAAFQPEFTTEIWDYLDTAVNAVTVAQGRVVAKKHRAWLDRISARFGVEAPVLLAIWSIESRYGAVLERPGRLHYVPQALATLAYGDKNRRRFGEQQLLAALQIVRDGDVGFAQLYGSWAGAMGHTQFIPTSYQAYGVDMDKDGRRDIWTSVPDALATAANLLHKNGWRTGKSWGYEVRVPKNGVQYRGETKTLTQWRQLGFTRPNGSIFSEPGAKAELKMLAGARGPGFLVQRNFFIIKRYNASDFYALAVSLLSDRLAGKQGMVQLWPRPADALFPEEKFELQELLQARGFYEGAIDGDLGAGTRKGIKAFQGRVGMYPDGKPTRGVLEALRKALK
- a CDS encoding adenylate/guanylate cyclase domain-containing protein: MSDIRKKFDDLTHERDNYREQVQRLDREVLRLQEELGEVRQELRLAEEVFAGSVEGTIITDSEFRVLRVNPAFTRITGCQPHEVVGSKLSWLDDVDFAREVLVSLDEQDRWRGEHRDITKSGANYVSWLNISSVKNAQGKVTDYIVAFLDITEGKSREEENDRYLEELNASYRRFVPQRFLEYLEKPSIIDIELGNHVERSMTVLFTDIVDFTRLSESMSPTENFRFINSYLSIMEPIITRHNGFIDKYIGDAVMALFDGKADDAVRAAIAMLRILISYNEGRGRAGYKPIKISIGVNTGTLMLGTVGSPLRMEGTVVSDSVNVAARIEGVNKIYRTTLLIGEETYNSLESPDDFALRRIDQFKARGKSKTVTIYEVFETDPPEVKEAKLQSLHVFVEAVNLYHSGQFSEAKQLFDECTVKCGQDRVARYYTKCCHRHLNIEEKRW